In Pedobacter heparinus DSM 2366, the following are encoded in one genomic region:
- a CDS encoding serine acetyltransferase — protein MNLFSYLFQDWAANPKNIKGRFVLFLFRLVQVISRYTLLKIIFILYLAFYHYYVEWVLGIELPRKLTVGKGLMLYHGQALVVNQGVVMGEGCTLRNSVTIGHKKLADGTFSGCPRIGNHVDIGANVCIIGDVEIGDHVTIGAGAVVTKSVPAHSTVVGNPARILEKKNGEAQI, from the coding sequence ATGAATTTATTTAGTTACTTATTCCAGGATTGGGCGGCAAATCCTAAGAACATTAAAGGGCGCTTTGTGCTGTTTCTGTTCCGGCTGGTACAGGTGATCAGCAGGTATACCCTGTTGAAGATCATTTTCATTTTATACCTGGCCTTTTATCATTATTATGTAGAATGGGTGCTGGGAATTGAACTGCCCAGGAAACTGACAGTTGGAAAAGGCCTGATGTTATACCATGGACAGGCATTGGTGGTAAACCAGGGGGTAGTGATGGGCGAAGGCTGTACGCTGCGGAACTCGGTAACGATAGGGCATAAAAAGCTGGCCGACGGGACTTTCAGCGGGTGTCCGAGGATAGGGAACCATGTAGACATTGGTGCGAACGTGTGCATTATAGGGGATGTTGAAATTGGCGACCATGTAACGATTGGTGCCGGGGCTGTAGTTACAAAGAGTGTTCCTGCCCATAGCACAGTGGTGGGCAACCCGGCGCGGATTCTGGAAAAGAAAAACGGGGAAGCACAGATTTAA
- a CDS encoding glycosyltransferase family 4 protein, which translates to MKITLINTSDAGGGAPVASMRLLKALASENIEVNFLAGDKKTSEARVQAVQNNLWQRLKARFNFLYERLPFILFYEKDKSVRFAFSTANAGTSIAGHQLVKEADILHLHWTNSGFLSIRDLTELMKLGKPVVWTLHDMWAFTGGCHYAGTCDHFTGECGDCYFLRDPAGNDISHTGWLHKQAMYASSPNLTFVSCSNWLGKVARQSSLVKDFPVRAIANPIDIEVYAPKARMAARTKWNISNNSRIILFGAANIGDRRKGIGYLVQALQHLKQHYELPLPVEVLIFGKNKHFDVSQLPFPVHELNTISAAQDLAELYSLADVFVMPSVEDNLPNTVMESMACGTPVVAFDTGGLPEMIDHQLNGYLASFRSATDLATGIHEMLFTPRAEEIAIQARNKVLQNFTNQHIARQYTDLYQSLLSK; encoded by the coding sequence ATGAAGATAACCTTGATCAATACATCCGATGCAGGCGGGGGTGCTCCCGTAGCCAGTATGCGCCTGTTAAAAGCGCTGGCATCAGAAAACATCGAGGTAAACTTCCTGGCCGGCGATAAAAAGACCAGCGAGGCCCGCGTTCAGGCCGTTCAAAATAACTTATGGCAGCGGTTAAAGGCCCGTTTTAATTTTTTATATGAACGCCTGCCCTTTATCCTTTTTTATGAAAAGGACAAATCTGTACGCTTCGCCTTTTCAACGGCCAATGCCGGAACCAGCATTGCCGGTCATCAGCTGGTTAAAGAGGCCGACATTTTACACCTGCACTGGACCAACTCCGGCTTTCTTTCTATCCGAGATTTAACAGAACTGATGAAACTGGGCAAACCGGTAGTGTGGACCCTCCACGATATGTGGGCATTTACAGGGGGCTGCCATTATGCGGGCACCTGCGACCATTTTACAGGGGAATGCGGCGATTGTTACTTTTTAAGAGACCCTGCCGGGAACGACATTTCCCATACCGGCTGGCTGCACAAGCAGGCCATGTATGCCAGCAGCCCAAACCTCACTTTTGTAAGCTGCAGCAACTGGCTGGGCAAGGTGGCCCGTCAAAGTTCATTAGTAAAGGATTTTCCTGTCCGGGCCATTGCCAACCCCATCGATATAGAGGTATATGCCCCTAAAGCCAGGATGGCTGCCCGTACCAAATGGAACATCAGCAACAACAGCAGGATCATTTTATTTGGTGCAGCCAATATAGGCGACCGCCGTAAAGGGATTGGCTATCTGGTACAGGCACTGCAGCATTTAAAGCAACATTACGAATTGCCCCTTCCGGTTGAGGTACTGATTTTCGGGAAAAACAAACACTTTGATGTCAGCCAGCTCCCCTTTCCTGTTCATGAGCTGAATACCATTAGCGCAGCACAGGACCTGGCCGAACTGTACAGCCTGGCCGATGTATTTGTAATGCCTTCTGTTGAAGACAACCTGCCCAATACCGTTATGGAATCTATGGCCTGCGGTACCCCCGTAGTGGCTTTTGATACAGGTGGCCTGCCGGAAATGATAGACCACCAGTTAAATGGCTACCTGGCCAGTTTCAGGTCGGCCACAGATCTGGCCACAGGCATCCATGAAATGCTCTTTACCCCCCGGGCAGAAGAAATCGCTATACAGGCCCGGAACAAAGTGCTCCAAAATTTTACCAATCAACACATCGCCAGACAATATACAGACCTCTACCAATCCCTACTTAGCAAATGA
- a CDS encoding glycosyltransferase family 2 protein, with product MTAAKPTLSVITVVYNNVKDIERTMLSVLNQTYPNIEYLLIDGGSTDGTKDIIYKYKSRLAQFISEPDKGIYDAMNKGLALATGNYVLFMNSGDELYASDTVAEVFDTASSADIYYGETEMYNEKWESLGQRRHCSPENFNWKSFRYGMSISHQAIYVKRSLAAPFDLRYKYSADIDWIIKAAKKASSIVNTHMYVAKYLVGGMSKKKHLASLKERFRIFTKYYGLVPNLINHIFISFNLVQYYFRHGKTND from the coding sequence ATGACAGCAGCCAAACCCACCTTATCCGTAATTACAGTAGTATACAATAATGTAAAAGATATTGAGCGTACCATGCTTTCTGTCCTGAACCAGACCTATCCCAATATCGAATACCTGCTGATCGATGGCGGATCTACGGATGGGACCAAAGACATCATCTATAAATATAAATCCCGGCTTGCACAGTTCATTTCAGAACCCGATAAAGGTATTTATGATGCCATGAACAAAGGCCTGGCCCTGGCTACCGGTAATTACGTGCTGTTCATGAACTCCGGCGACGAACTCTATGCCTCCGATACCGTTGCGGAGGTTTTTGATACGGCCAGCTCTGCAGATATCTATTATGGTGAAACAGAAATGTACAACGAAAAATGGGAAAGCCTGGGCCAGCGCAGACACTGCAGCCCCGAAAATTTCAACTGGAAAAGCTTCCGCTATGGCATGAGCATCAGTCACCAGGCCATTTATGTAAAACGGAGCCTGGCTGCTCCATTCGACCTCAGGTATAAATACAGTGCTGATATCGACTGGATCATCAAAGCCGCAAAAAAAGCATCAAGCATCGTAAACACCCATATGTATGTGGCCAAATACCTGGTTGGCGGCATGTCCAAGAAAAAACACCTGGCCAGCCTGAAGGAAAGGTTCCGGATATTTACCAAATATTACGGACTGGTGCCTAACCTGATCAATCACATCTTTATCAGCTTTAACCTGGTGCAATACTATTTCAGGCACGGAAAAACCAACGATTAA
- a CDS encoding 3-ketoacyl-ACP reductase: MESLQGKNAIITGAGKGIGRALAIALAQEGVNIGLAARTASDLDRVAAELKPYGVKTAIVTMDVADINAVNAAVLALKSELGVVDILINNAGIGAFGSFMELEPEKWEQIIRVNLLGAYYVTRAVLPEMIERKTGDIINISSTAGKNGAAVTSAYSASKFGLIGMSESLMQEVRKHNIRVSTLLPSTVATDMAKDLKLTDGNPDRVMQPEDFAELVVAQLKLNRRVFVKEAGLWSTNP, encoded by the coding sequence ATGGAATCATTACAAGGAAAGAACGCCATTATAACCGGTGCCGGAAAAGGAATTGGCAGGGCATTGGCCATTGCTTTGGCACAAGAAGGTGTAAATATAGGCCTTGCGGCCAGAACGGCATCCGATTTAGACCGTGTAGCGGCTGAATTAAAACCCTACGGTGTTAAAACTGCAATTGTTACCATGGATGTGGCAGACATTAACGCGGTAAATGCGGCGGTCCTGGCATTGAAATCTGAACTGGGAGTGGTTGACATCCTCATCAATAATGCCGGAATTGGTGCTTTTGGTTCTTTTATGGAGCTTGAGCCCGAAAAATGGGAGCAGATCATCCGTGTAAATTTACTGGGAGCGTATTATGTAACCCGTGCGGTATTACCGGAAATGATAGAAAGAAAGACGGGTGACATCATCAATATCTCTTCTACTGCAGGTAAAAATGGTGCCGCTGTGACCAGTGCTTACAGTGCCTCTAAATTTGGTTTGATTGGTATGTCTGAATCGCTGATGCAGGAAGTGCGGAAACACAACATCAGGGTAAGTACTTTATTGCCAAGTACGGTGGCTACAGATATGGCTAAGGATTTAAAACTTACTGATGGCAATCCCGATCGGGTTATGCAACCGGAAGATTTCGCTGAATTGGTTGTGGCACAATTGAAATTGAACCGGAGGGTATTTGTAAAAGAAGCGGGTCTTTGGTCTACTAATCCTTAA
- the typA gene encoding translational GTPase TypA codes for MQKIRNIAIIAHVDHGKTTLVDKILHACSIFRDNEQSGDLILDNNDLERERGITIVSKNVSVQYKDVKINIIDTPGHADFGGEVERVLKMADGVLLLCDAFEGAMPQTRFVTQKALALGLKPIVVVNKVDKENCRPEEVYEQIFELFFNLEATEDQLDFPVIYGSSKQGWMSTDWKVPTTDIFALLDAVVANIPAAPTNDGTLQMQITSLDYSSFVGRIAIGRVHRGVIKENQPVTLIKRDGKIVKSRVKELYTFEGLGKIRATEVKSGDICAVVGIDGFDIGDTIADFEAPEQLPVIKIDEPTMNMLFTINNSPFFGKEGKFVTSQRLKERLYKEIEKNLALKVVETESPDAYLVYGRGILHLSVLIETMRREGYEIQVGQPQVIIKEIDGKKCEPIETLIVDVPGEVAGKVIELVTQRKGELLIMEPKGDLQHLEFDIPARGIIGLRNNVLTATGGEAIMAHRFKAYEPWKGTIPGRLNGVLVSMEKGSTTAYSIDKLQDRGRFFVDPGVDIYEGQILGEHIRDNDLVINIVKGKALTNMRASGTDDSQRIAPAIKFSLEEAMEYIQADEYIEVTPLSMRLRKIHLTEAARKVNKIV; via the coding sequence ATGCAAAAAATTAGAAATATAGCAATCATAGCCCACGTTGACCACGGTAAAACTACACTGGTTGATAAGATCTTACACGCCTGTTCAATCTTCCGTGATAACGAACAATCAGGAGATTTAATACTTGACAATAATGATTTGGAGCGTGAACGTGGGATCACGATTGTTTCCAAAAACGTTTCAGTACAGTACAAAGATGTAAAAATCAACATCATTGATACCCCTGGTCACGCCGATTTTGGTGGTGAGGTGGAGCGCGTATTGAAAATGGCTGACGGTGTATTGTTATTGTGTGATGCATTTGAAGGCGCAATGCCTCAAACGCGTTTCGTAACACAAAAAGCATTGGCATTGGGCTTAAAGCCAATTGTAGTGGTAAATAAGGTAGATAAAGAGAACTGCCGTCCGGAAGAAGTATATGAGCAGATCTTTGAATTGTTCTTTAACCTTGAAGCTACGGAAGACCAGTTGGATTTTCCTGTAATTTACGGTTCATCTAAACAAGGATGGATGAGTACGGACTGGAAAGTACCTACTACTGATATTTTCGCCCTGTTAGATGCTGTGGTAGCTAATATTCCTGCTGCACCCACTAACGATGGTACTTTACAAATGCAGATCACTTCATTAGATTACTCATCTTTTGTAGGCCGTATTGCTATTGGCCGTGTACACCGCGGAGTAATTAAAGAAAACCAACCGGTTACTTTGATCAAACGGGATGGTAAAATTGTAAAATCAAGGGTAAAAGAATTATATACTTTCGAAGGTTTAGGTAAAATCCGTGCTACTGAAGTAAAATCAGGTGATATCTGTGCTGTTGTGGGTATCGATGGTTTCGATATCGGTGATACCATTGCTGATTTCGAAGCTCCGGAGCAATTGCCGGTAATCAAAATTGATGAGCCTACGATGAACATGTTGTTCACGATCAACAACTCACCATTTTTTGGTAAAGAAGGTAAATTTGTAACTTCTCAGCGTTTGAAGGAGCGTTTGTATAAAGAGATCGAAAAAAACCTTGCACTTAAAGTGGTAGAAACAGAATCTCCGGATGCTTATCTGGTATACGGAAGGGGTATTCTCCATTTATCCGTATTGATCGAGACCATGCGCCGTGAAGGGTATGAAATTCAGGTAGGCCAGCCACAGGTAATCATTAAAGAGATTGATGGTAAAAAATGTGAGCCTATTGAGACTTTGATTGTTGACGTACCGGGTGAAGTTGCTGGTAAAGTAATTGAGCTGGTAACGCAACGTAAAGGTGAGTTGCTGATCATGGAGCCAAAAGGTGATTTACAACACCTGGAATTTGATATTCCTGCACGTGGCATCATCGGATTAAGAAACAATGTATTGACTGCTACTGGCGGCGAGGCCATAATGGCACACCGTTTTAAAGCTTATGAGCCCTGGAAAGGTACAATCCCGGGAAGGTTAAATGGGGTATTGGTTTCTATGGAAAAAGGAAGTACTACTGCTTATTCTATTGATAAACTGCAGGACCGCGGACGTTTCTTTGTTGATCCGGGAGTAGATATTTATGAAGGACAAATCTTAGGAGAGCACATTCGTGATAATGATCTGGTGATTAATATTGTGAAAGGTAAAGCTTTGACCAATATGCGTGCTTCCGGTACAGACGACAGTCAGCGTATTGCTCCGGCCATTAAGTTCTCATTGGAAGAGGCTATGGAATACATCCAGGCTGATGAGTACATTGAGGTAACCCCCTTAAGCATGCGTTTACGTAAGATTCACTTAACTGAAGCTGCACGTAAAGTCAATAAAATCGTATAA